The Malus domestica chromosome 17, GDT2T_hap1 genome contains the following window.
TTGAGAATTTCATCACATGGGTTTTGTCTATTTTGTGGATTCTTCCTTGACTGAATCTTGATGCATGTTAAGCGTGAGAAGTGATATTGCATGTTTGTTCGCTGAATCTTGATTTGGATTAAGGAgttatttgtgtttttgttgtgcttgGTTGGGGAGAAAGTGGAGGAAAATTTGGAATTGTTACGATTGGTATTGGATTTGATGTTATAAATTTCCCAATTTCGCACCTTTAGTTTCACCATTTGAAATTCTATGGTGGATTAGGCACCTTTGATAAATGTGCATTGCCGCCCTTTTGCCGAATTACAAGTTTTAGTCTCCTCATTTTTATCTCCAGTTATAGTTGCCAAGAGCTGATTACACATGTATAAGAACCTATTTTTTGTTAGTGCAATTAACTGTAGATACTGGTATCTTTTGTTAGTATTTCGAGTTTGTTCATTGAGTATTCCAGAAGTACTACTTGATGTGAAATTTTATAACACTCAATttaaaaccctatgattgtaatatatgaaagtagggatcgttctaggccggggattaggagggatgctaatctactcaaTTTTAACgcaaaaacacttaactaggcttgaaaacactaaactagactcttatgactcaaaactgactcaaactacttaaaacagcacaaaacaagcaaaccgACTCCAAACTAACACTaaggatgactttggacgaTTTATAAActaacaagactcaaaacaatgaaAAGACACCAATTTGGACAAATTCTAACCCTAAAGACATGAAATATAAAGGGGGGTTTGTTTCTTGACGAATTTTAGActagaactaaacagatttaAGACTCTAAGTAATTTTAAACGAAATTGGTGAATTaaagggtgaaaggctagctagagggtcattctccacacatgaaacatatgcaaacaaattgatttccagtgttgtttctttaaaccatgaatgacaatgctccaaattaattgtgaatgcactaattaactttcagattttcctaagttcattgaattgaatggacagcgcatcgcaaccaaattattattctcaagttccctatatgaacaacatgatagagatacatatcaaagatcattaagttctatgaaaatcataagcattgacaagacatttgtaactatgaactgcatgatactcctgccaagaattcacttaacacgatcgtaaCTAgtaacctccactacttgtgaatataagttcataattattgggtgaaatttccttatactctagcatcaaatctctgcatgcaaactaaatgTGCACCCCCAATCAatacacaagaataagttatcaatcaaacagataagtaaatcacatttatattttacgaaacaataactgaaggtaatcaattcatataaaacatatgtccatggcttcgaattcacctctaactaaaaaggaattagttccacatgtttgcaGAAATTAACAACGACATCAACATAATTGTAAAACTAAAACAAGGATAGAAGACAACCCAAAGACGCTCTAGCACTCCCAAAAGCTTGGGCACAGGCACAGGCACTGCACAAAGGCTTctcccttccttccttccccttgCTGCGGCACACCTTTGAAACTCTTTGAAAATCTCTCAATTGCTCTCTTGTATGTGGTGTATGGTGGTGTAGAAATATATGGGGGTGGTGTGTGAATTGTGCCgtagaaaatatgtatatatagaccTAGGGAACTCAACACAAATCTTGAGATGAGAAGGATAAATTTTGACACAAttcttgaaggaaaaggactaGGGTTTGGTAGAAACCAAGGAGGAAATGGACTAAGAACTTGCGGCAGATTCTAGACATTCTAGAAAAGGTCCAGGCGCTAGATTTTTAGGAGaggagataaggcttctaggatcatatttttatgtgtccaagtctgaaaataATCCCCCCTTacagctggaattaaggtatgataagattaggatatgataagataatataaggttagtttggataagataaggttggataaggttttggataagataaggcagtttggataatgtctccttcttttgagctgattccttatcttcaatgtcttgaattaatttctgcAACTCTTtagcatattcctagcctcttgaacttcaaaaacgtccatccactttgCTCCAttcatgtgctatccattcttggcccaaaactgctccaaaatgtactttcttgccaacattgtcatttggacctgcaaacacacgaaaatagcttaaatcactataataaacagaaattaactatgaaaatgcaagagaacaagttaactaagtcgcataaatatgctcctatcaccactcttgtttgattactttttttttcttccgtaAGTTGGGAATCACCTTAGCATTTTGTTTCTCCAGCTGATCAGAATTCATATGCGCAATCAACAAAGTGGATGGACACGCCAAAAAGTAAGGGCTTCATCTCTTACTCCTAATGTTTACCTTTTTAATTGaatttaagaaaaatttaatgtgATGAGTTGTTCTATGAGCAATTGAAGGCATAAAAAGCGTGTCGTCGTCTGATGTTTTATATCCTACCATATATTGTAGGAATGTTATGAGCACTTTTGTTCAGGATGTGGTTTTGAAAATTGGGTTTTGCACCTTCACGTCAAATATCAATTGGAAATTCTATGGAATCCCCCTCCCACTCCCCTCAGTTTTACCATTTGCATATGATCTGTTCAGGCTGTTTCTATGTTATTTAATATGAAAAATGGTTTATTATTCTTAAATGttctataatatatatatgttttagtTTTGTGTACTTTTACTCTTTACAGGGACCATTTGACTGAAATGATTACGAATATGCAGGTACTCCACCTCTTGATTGGCTCTTCTAACTTGGGTAAGGCTGATGGTTTATGGTTCAGAGCATCATTCTTCCATTAAATTTGAACAATTGTTAAAGATGGGCTCAACTGGGTCGTGGATTTGTAAAAATACGTCTGTCTTGCAGAGGCTAAAATACCTTCTTTTTTTCCATACTATCAACTCTTCAGTTTTCCTTCTAAGCTTTTtatcaagtttttattttcgaATTAATAAATGTAGGGATGCAGTGCCCAGTGGGCATATTAGGTAAAATTTCAGTCTTCAAGTAGAGGATTTTATACTAATCATGTGACTGAATGGGTACAGTACTAAGCAGAACTAACAATGTGCATTCAAATCGAGCATGAAGTGGGTGTACAAGGGATTTCCCATTGTATCAGATTGGTTCTCTCATGTATTTACATTGATAAATAGAAACATGTCTTTTATGGTATAAATTGGTGTAACCACAATAGTACATGAGTATTGACTTAGAGACATATAGTTATATCTTTTATTCTCCAGATTCTTTGGTTCTGTTTAAGTTTTCCGCAGTTTTGTTCAAACGCTTCAACTGATCAAAACAGTTTCTATTTCAAAACCTTTTACTTTTTCCTCTCTATCAACTCTACAACACTCTTCATAGTATAAAATCCCAAAGTAGATTCTATGGCCACATCACGTCCATCAAGTTATATCTTCACACTTCTTGTTTTGGCAGGTTACTTCATATACTTTACATTTACGCTGGTTGTAACTTGTAAGCAGTGGCGTTGCTGGTCTAATGTCTGTGGATTTATTCTGATGGGTATACTTTTAACTTAGTTGTAATGATTGACAAGCAGCTTTATATGTTCGTTTCTAAAGTTTCTTTACAGTTAGTCACTGGTGATTTaatgatgaaatttttttgcAACAGCCTACCCGAAAGTTCTGTTTCTCGCAGCCTTTCTTTCACTCCTATCCTTTTGGTAAGTTTTCTTATTCTAGATTAAGCTTTCTCATGTTGTAATTTTAGAGATGGTCTGGTCGATTGAAAAGCATGACAACTATTATCTTACCTTTGATCTGTTAAACTTGTTAAGGTTATCTTTATTGTGTCCAGTAGGAATATCTATAGAAATTTACCCTCCCGTATTCTGCTGATTCAATTCCTTCTATATCAAatgtttgtgattttttttatctctGTGTCTATATTTGATATTTGGCACTTACTAGATTTCCGTTAAGAAATATCCAGTTTTTCTATTTCAATGCAAATTTCATCTACAACCGATGTCAGTTCTGTATACTTTTACTTTTGGATCTTGACAATTCCTTGACATATATACTTTGTATTTAACCTCACACGTAAAATGGCTTTTTGTGTCAATTACTCAAATATCGATTTCATTTTGAAGCATGTCACAACATGGTTTATCTTTTATATGTTTGATTACAATCTCTAAAGCttgtaaaataaaaatctatAGTCACAGTGTAATTTATAAGGTATACAAATGCTGTTATGGACAATGACTTTGTAGGTTCGACCTTTGCCATCAGGCAAATGATGAAgaggatgaagatgatgaagaggaCAACAGCGTGGAGCAGACCTTGttcgaaaattcaaagaatTCATCAAGCACAGATGGTCATCGGGTTTGTTGTTCATTCCAAAGCATTCATGTTGGAAGTCACCAAAAGTTTGTGATTGCGGTATGAGGGAtataattgttttattatttactttttatttgtCGTGCATAAGTGATGAAACTTCTGCTGAAATATTTTTATCTTGAAACTTCTGCTGGAATATTTTTTTCTCTAGTTCTTCTTGTCAACTAATTTCAGCTGTTTCTCCCGCTAGGTTGTTGTGTTTGTCCTTATTCTGATGATGTCATTTGCTGTGGTAATCTGGATTGGTGCGGGTAAGAACCCCATTGATTCTTCAGCAGTTGCTCAGGTACGGACCACAGTCATTTCTATTCTATATTTACGAGTATCAGATGAGCTCATGTCCTAACGGTCTTTCAGAAATTTTATGGCATGATAACTTGTGCTGGGCCATAACATGTATCAGGAAATTAGGTtctaaaaaattagaataaaatAGTGTTCAGTCATATCTGGCATTTTGATTCATACAAAAGAGAATTTGGAAGTGCAGCTGCCATTAGTATTTCCTTATTAAGGTCTGGGTCGATAGCAGTTTTTATAGGAAATTGCATAGTCTCGTCTACTTGATCTTTTGATTTAGTACAAGTGAATAAGTGTCTTTGCATCCCCATATTTGTGTATAGAAGATCAGTCCTTATCTATGGTTGCTTGATCTCTGATATGTGTGAGACACCACCACTTTGTGTATGCTTATTGGTTAATACTTCTTGGATCGTagtttttcatttcaattttcggaACATTTTGAGTGAACCATATATTCTTACCATGGTGTGTCGTTATGTATCTATTCGTTTGAATATGGAAAAGTATTATTGGCCAATAACGACAACCATTGTACAGGTATATGAAGACTTTCTTGGTTTTGCCGTTCTTTCACTAGGGGGAGCATTAGGTTTCTATGGTGAGCacatgcaacttttttttttttttttatacatcaaTTTAGTTTGGAAGGTCACTAAATTTTGTAAGCGTTAAAAGTGATATATTGGCTTTATAACCGAATTCTTTGATGTGCTGTCTGAAATTTAATTTGCTGTTCTTTCTATATCTCCAGGCATTCTGCTATCTCGTAAGTTAAGGAAAGTACGGTCTGAGAAAGCTTCTTCCGAAATGTGGAAGGTATTAAACTGATTGAAACTTCCTTTTCTTCTATTGCCTTTGATGAAAATGATTCATATTCCTCAAAGTGCACTtactatttttttctttgaacatTAAATACTTTGTGTGGCATGCTTAAAAATGTCGTGCAATAATTTTTGCCTAAATTGGCACAATTCctgtttttaattttgtaagttTTGAACTTTCGTAAACAGGTTGCGAGCTTGGCGGTTACTTCTGTTGTATGCTTTACGTCAAGTGCATTGGTTGCTATTCTTACACATATTCCTGTAAGTGGGTCATTGGCTAGAGACCTTACTACTCTTTGTGCAGTTCATTTGATTTGTTTACCGTACATAATTTCTTGGTTATTCACTTTAAGATCTTTTCCAGCTATATTGTCAGCGGAGTCTGAAAATCACATATGGCGGAAAAGCACTTGTTTTTCTAATTCTGTACTACTTCATAGGTAATGCTGTGTTCCCTTCTGAGTATTTCTTTCGAATTCACCCATCTTGAATGTGGAAGATACTGCATTTTGTTCATCAGATAATAATTATCATTAGTTTTTTTCCCACCCCTTCTTGTTTTTGTTAGGATGTTTGGTGCCCTCGGCTTTTGTATTGTGGATTGTGAGAGAATTGCCACCCCCGATAACTAATCGCCAAAGGGAGCAGTCAAGAACAATTACGTTTGTCAGCTATGGTGCAGTGGGGGCACAGCGTCCTCATCAGTGGGCTACAGTAACAAGTTCAAATAATCAGGTCTTTTTGCTACTCTGCTATTCTTCTGAAATGTTATTATTTATAGGTCTTCTTTTCCGACTTTGACCTCTGTTCCATCAAACTGTGTGATTGcgttcatatttttcttttgtgtaaAATTATATCGTTTAAAGAGGAAGACGTTAAATGGCTCTCCCTGTTTGCATTGCAGGCATCACGAGCAAGTCCCATATAAGAAAAACTTGTGGATTCGGAACTTCCTTTGGTCTCTGACAACAACATGCTGGAAATGCAGACTCGCACACATGCAAATGTTTCGAGACCTACAGATTGCAGTGAAACACAAACAAGCAGGAGGATGACTGGTGCAAGCATTTATACTACAGATCATGGATGGCTGCGGCTGCTGCCACCGCTCTTTAGCATTTGGTTAATGCAGAGTTAAACTGCAGGAATGCTACCAGAGGATGCACTTTTGCCAAGGGATGCTTCCGTCATGTTAAATAATCCTCCTGTGATTCCTTTTGTAAACACCCCATTCACGTGTAGATGTAGATGCCTCCCAACCGGATGTTCGTGACGATGTTACAGCGAAAAGAGTGTGGATTCTTGGTAGTAACTTGGTACAGaaaccagaaaaaaaaacaaaaaaacaaaagattgcAGAGTTCGTTGCAGTGGATTTTAATGGTTCTCTCCCAGGTGCATCGGCGTTTTGATTCTTCGTTTGTATTGAG
Protein-coding sequences here:
- the LOC103405168 gene encoding tobamovirus multiplication protein 1 isoform X1, with the protein product MMFFLELPVEKGDCFPSDLLIFNIALAIFNGVLAAVAFSQLIRIHMRNQQSGWTRQKVLHLLIGSSNLGYFIYFTFTLVVTCKQWRCWSNVCGFILMAYPKVLFLAAFLSLLSFWFDLCHQANDEEDEDDEEDNSVEQTLFENSKNSSSTDGHRVCCSFQSIHVGSHQKFVIAVVVFVLILMMSFAVVIWIGAGKNPIDSSAVAQVYEDFLGFAVLSLGGALGFYGILLSRKLRKVRSEKASSEMWKVASLAVTSVVCFTSSALVAILTHIPLYCQRSLKITYGGKALVFLILYYFIGCLVPSAFVLWIVRELPPPITNRQREQSRTITFVSYGAVGAQRPHQWATVTSSNNQASRASPI
- the LOC103405168 gene encoding tobamovirus multiplication protein 1 isoform X3, with translation MITNMQVLHLLIGSSNLGYFIYFTFTLVVTCKQWRCWSNVCGFILMAYPKVLFLAAFLSLLSFWFDLCHQANDEEDEDDEEDNSVEQTLFENSKNSSSTDGHRVCCSFQSIHVGSHQKFVIAVVVFVLILMMSFAVVIWIGAGKNPIDSSAVAQVYEDFLGFAVLSLGGALGFYGILLSRKLRKVRSEKASSEMWKVASLAVTSVVCFTSSALVAILTHIPLYCQRSLKITYGGKALVFLILYYFIGCLVPSAFVLWIVRELPPPITNRQREQSRTITFVSYGAVGAQRPHQWATVTSSNNQASRASPI
- the LOC103405168 gene encoding tobamovirus multiplication protein 1 isoform X2, with amino-acid sequence MMFFLELPVEKGDCFPSDLLIFNIALAIFNGVLAAVAFSQVLHLLIGSSNLGYFIYFTFTLVVTCKQWRCWSNVCGFILMAYPKVLFLAAFLSLLSFWFDLCHQANDEEDEDDEEDNSVEQTLFENSKNSSSTDGHRVCCSFQSIHVGSHQKFVIAVVVFVLILMMSFAVVIWIGAGKNPIDSSAVAQVYEDFLGFAVLSLGGALGFYGILLSRKLRKVRSEKASSEMWKVASLAVTSVVCFTSSALVAILTHIPLYCQRSLKITYGGKALVFLILYYFIGCLVPSAFVLWIVRELPPPITNRQREQSRTITFVSYGAVGAQRPHQWATVTSSNNQASRASPI